The genomic stretch CGGCGGGTGAGGTCCATGACCGTGCGGGCCGCGTCGACGTAGAGCTGCTTGCGCGCGGTGTGGGTGGCGAGGACCGAGCCGTTGCCGGGCAGGGACAGGCCGATCGCCTCGGTCAGGCAGTTCATCGAGTTGGCCGTGAACATGCCGGAACAGCTGCCGCAGGTCGGGCAGGCGCTCTCCTCGATACGGAGGATGTCCTCGTCGGAGATCTTGTCGTTGACGGCGTCGGAGATCGCGTCGACCAGGTCGAGGGTGCGGACCGTGCCGTCCACGAGGGTGGCGCGGCCGGACTCCATCGGGCCGCCGGAGACGAAGACCGTCGGGATGTTCAGGCGCAGCGCCGCCAGCAGCATGCCCGGCGTGATCTTGTCGCAGTTGGAGATGCAGACCAGGGCGTCGGCGCAGTGGGCCTCCACCATGTACTCCACGCTGTCCGCGATCAGGTCGCGGGAGGGCAGGGAGTAGAGCATGCCACCGTGGCCCATGGCGATGCCGTCGTCCACGGCGATCGTGTTGAACTCGCGCGGGATGCCGCCCGCCTCCGTGATCGCCTCGCTGACGATCCGGCCGACCGGCTGCAGATGGGTGTGGCCCGGCACGAACTCGGTGAAGGAGTTCGCGACCGCGATGATCGGCTTCCGGCCGATGTCCGCACCGGGTACACCGGAGGCGCGCATCAGGGCGCGGGCGCCCGCCATGTTGCGGCCGTGGGTGACTGTGCGGGACCTCAGCTCGGGCATCGTCGCTCGCTCCTCGAATGACCATCTGGCAATGAGTCCAGAGACTTCTGGCTGTCTATGAGACTACGCCGCCACTCCAAGGGCTGGACACGGCTGTCCGGAATACGGGACGCGCGTTTCACCTGTCCGTGAGGTCACCGATCCGTGAGGTGATGCTGTACGACAGGGGCGACGCGCGCGATGATCTGCTCCAGGTCCGCCGACGCCAGCGGCTCCAGCTTGATCACGTAGCGCATCATCGCCGTACCCACCAGCTGGGCGGCGGCCAGCTCGGCGCGCAGCTCGGGGTCCGGCAGATCCACCTGGGCGGCGATCCGGCGCAGCAGCTGGGCGGCGATCAGGCGGCGGAAGACGGCGGCCGCGGTGTCGTTGTTGACGGCCGAGCGGACGATGGCCAGCAGCGGGGTGCGGGTGGTGGGGTTCTCCCAGACACCGAAGACGAAGCGGGTCAGCCGCTCCCCCACCCCTTCCAGTGGGCCGTCGGCGACCGCGACCGGCGCGTCGAGCGCGGGCGCGAAGGCCACGGCGATGGCCGCCTCGAAGACCTGCTCCTTGGTGCCGAAGTAGTGGTGGACCAGCGCGGAGTCGACCCCGGCCGCCTTGGCGATGCCGCGGACGGACGTCTTCTCGTACCCGCGCTCGGAGAACTCCCCGCGGGCCGCGGTGAGGATGCGGTCGCGGGTGCCGGCGGACTCGGTGCGCGGCGGCCTGCCCCTTCGGCGGCCGGCCGGCTCGCCGGGCGACGGTGGCGTGCTCTCGGTCGGCGGCGTGTTCTTGGTCATCGGTACTCGCTCATGGCCGGGGCACCCGGACCGCCGACGCCAGGTGCTTGCGGGTGAAGGCCAGGGCCTCGGCGAGGTCGGCCTCGCGCTCGGCGGCGGACATCGCGCGGCGGGTGTTGACCTCGATGACGACATGGCCGTCGAAGCCGGAGAGGGTCAGGTGTTCCAGCAGCTCGGCGCAGGGCTGGGTGCCGCGGCCGGGCACCAGGTGCTCGTCCTTGGCCGAGCCCCGGCCGTCGGCGAGGTGCACATGGCCGAGGCGGTCGCCCATGCGGTCGATCATGTCCAGGGCGTCCGCGCGGGCGGTCGCGGTGTGGCTGAGATCGATCGTGAAGTGCCGGTAGTCGTGCTGGGTGACGTCCCAGTCGGGGGCGTAGGCGAGCATCTCGCGGTCCCGGTAGCGCCACGGGTACATGTTCTCTACCGCGAACCGTACGTCCGTCTCGTCCGCCATCCGCCAGATCCCGTCGACGAAGTCGCGCGCGTACTGCCGCTGCCAGCGGAAGGGCGGGTGTACGACGACGGTGGAGGCGCCCAGCTTCTCAGCGGCCGCCCGGGCGCGCTGCAGCTTGACCCAGGGGTCCGTCGACCAGACCCGCTGGGTGATCAGCAGGCAGGGGGCGTGGACCGCCAGGACCGGAATGCCGTGGTAGTCCGACAGGCGGCGCAGCGCCTCGATGTCCTGGCTGACCGGGTCGGTCCACACCATGACCTCGACGCCGTCGTACCCGAGGCGCGCGGCGACCTCGAAGGCCGTCGCCGTGGACTCCGGGTATACGGAGGCCGTCGACAGCGCGATACGCACGTCCGCGTCCCTTGCTTCAGCCACGTCCGTCACCTTAAGGGGTTGAGTGGCTCGGGTGTTGGGTGCCTATTCGCCGTTGTGACGTTCGCCATTTGCGGGTGCGGGTTCGTCGCGGTTGATCGGTCCCCCAAGTTCCGGGCTTCGCTCGAACCCGGGGGACCCCCATCGCGGCGGAGCCGCATATCGATACAGCCCCGCGCCCCTCAGGTTTCTAGTCCGAACCCATGTGATCAAGGCGCCGCAGGATCACGCCCTCCCTCAGGGCCCACGGACAGATCTCCAGGTTCTCGACGCCGAACAGGTCCATCGCGCCCTCGGCCACCAGGGCGCCGGCCAGCAGCTGGCCGGAGCGGCCCTCCGAGACTCCCGGGAGTTCGGCGCGCTGGTCGGCGGTCATTCCGGCGAGGCGCGGGACCCAGGCCTCCAGGGACTCACGTTTGAGTTCGCGCTGGACGTAGAGGCCGTCGGCGCTGCGGGCGGCGCCGGCGATGCGGGCGAGCTGCTTGAAGGTCTTGGAGGTGGCGACGACATGGTCGGGGATGCCGAGGCGGCTGAATTCGCCGACCGTGCGGGCGATCTCCGTACGTACATGGCGGCGCAACGTGCGCACGGCGTCGGGGGCGGGTGGGTCGCCGGGCAGCCAGCCGGCGGTGAGCCGCCCGGCGCCGAGCGGCAGCGAGACGGCGGCGTCCGGCTCCTCGTCTATGCCGTAGGCGATCTCCAGGGAACCGCCGCCGATGTCCAGGACCAGCAGCTTTCCGGCGGACCAGCCGAACCAGCGGCGGACCGCGAGGAAGGTCAGCCGGGCCTCCTCCGCGCCGGTGAGGACCTGGAGTCGTACGCCGGTCTCGTCGGCCACGCGCGCGAGGACGTCGTCGGCGTTGGTGGCCTCCCGGACGGCGGAGGTCGCGAACGGCAGCAGATCCTCGACGCCCTTGTCCTCGGCGGCCTGGAGCGCATCCCGTACCACGCCGACCAGCTTCTCCACGCCGTCGTCGCCGATGGCACCGCCGCCGTCGAGCAGTTGGGCAAGCCGAAGGTCGGCCTTGTGCGAATGTGCGGGCAGCGGGCGCGCGCCGGGGTGGGCGTCCACCACCAGGAGATGCACCGTGTTCGAACCCACGTCCAGGACACCGAGTCTCATATACGGAACGCTACTGCCAGATCGTCCGCCGACGGTCCCCGGAGCGGTCCTCGGCCACTTACCCTGGACACGTGCCAAAGACGAAAAAGGCGAAGGATCACAAATCCTCCAAGGAGTTGAAGGATTCCTCGCAGGCGACGGCGTCCGTGTCCAAGAAGTCCAAGAATTCCAAGAAGGCCCCGAAGATGAGCGACGAGAAGGGGCTCGACTTCGCGCGCGCCTGGGTGGAGTTTCCTGATCCTGCGGACGACGAGCAGGTCTTCCGCTGTGATCTGACATGGCTGACCTCTCGCTGGACCTGCATCTTCGGCAGCGGCTGCCAGGGCATTCAGGCGGGCCGCGCGGACGACGGGTGCTGCTCGCTGGGCGCGCACTTCTCGGACGAGGACGACGAGAAGCGGGTCGCCGGGCACGTGGCGCGGCTCACGCCGGAGATCTGGCAGCACCACGAGGAGGGCACGCGGAACGGCTGGGTCTCGGAGGACGACGAGGGCTCACGTCAGACCCGGCCCTTCCAGGGCTCGTGCATCTTCCAGAACCGGCCCGGTTTCGCGGGCGGCGCGGGCTGCTCGCTGCACATCCTCGCTCTGCGGGAGGGCCGGGAGCCGCTGGAGACCAAGCCGGACGTGTGCTGGCAGCTGCCGATCCGGCGGACGTACGACTGGATCGACCGCCCCGACGACACACGGGTCCTCCAGATCTCCATCGGCGAGTACGACCGCCGGGGCTGGGGTCCGGGCGGCCACGACCTGCACTGGTGGTGCACCTCGGCGACCTCCGCACACGGCGCGGGCGAGCCGGTGTACGTCTCCTACCGGGCCGAGCTGACCGAGCTGATGGGCAAGGCGGGGTACGACCGTCTGGTCGAGCTCTGCGAAGCACGACTGGCGTCGCAGCTGCCGCTCCTCGCCCCTCACCCCGCCGACCCGACCCCGTAACTCCACCCCTCCCTTTCCCACCCCCCGTCTCGGTCGGCTGAAAGGGCACCGAGGGGGGCGACGCCCGGGTGCCTCCCGGGGGAGGGCGAGACCGACTGTCGCGTGCCAGGGGCGAGAGCCGCGATCAGGGACCGGCTCGCGCGTCCCGAGGTAAGAACCGACAGCCGCGTCCAGGCGCCGCCGGCACGGTCCCAGGGCCGCAGGCAAGGTCCGACCGCCACTTGCCGGGGGCAGCGGCAAGATCCGGCGACGGCATGCCGGGGGCAGCGGCACGGTCCGACCGCCGCGTCCCAGGGCCGCCAGCACGGTCCGACCGCCACTTGCCGGGGGCAGCGGCAAGGTCCGGCGGCTGCATACCGGGGGGGCAGCGGCAAGACCCGACGACCGCATGCCGGGGGCTCCGCCGGACCCACGCCAGCGTCTCGGACCTGGCCCCCCGATCAGCCGCCCCACCCCATGCCCCTCCCACATCCCGCCTCTCCAAGCCCCACCCCCAGCCGCCAGAAGGACTAGCCGTCCCGGACCAGACGCTCCCGATCAGCCGCCCACACCCGATACCCCTCCCAAAGCCCACCCCCAAGCCCCACCCCTAGCCGCCAGAAGGGCTAGGCGTCTCGGAGTTGGTCGGGGACTGAGTCGGGGGTGGGGAGTCGGAGGATGGAGGTGGGGTTGTGGGGGTGGGGGGCGGGGTCGAGGTGGTTGGGGGTGGGGACTGGGTGGTCGGTGGGGGTGTGGGGGGTTGGGTGGGAGTGGTGGGTGGGGTGGAGGAAGGGGGCGGGGACGTGGGGTGGTGGGTCGGGGCCGTGCCGTAGCCGTCGATGGAGACCACCGTGCCGGCCGGGGAGATCGCCACCTGCGCGCGCCAGAAGCCGGAGGGCTCGCGGAGGTGGTCGACGTACATCTTGATCGTCAACGTTTCGCCGGGGGCGAGGGTTCCCGCGGACCGGCTGAAGTAGAGCCAGGGCGCCGAGGTGGAGGCGGACCAGCGGACCGGGGCCGTGCCGGAGGCGGTTAGGGTGATCAGCGTGGTGTCACCGTCGTGCGCGGCGCTGACATCGACCCGCCCGGAGCCCTTGTCGCCCGCCCC from Streptomyces roseochromogenus subsp. oscitans DS 12.976 encodes the following:
- a CDS encoding TetR family transcriptional regulator; the protein is MTKNTPPTESTPPSPGEPAGRRRGRPPRTESAGTRDRILTAARGEFSERGYEKTSVRGIAKAAGVDSALVHHYFGTKEQVFEAAIAVAFAPALDAPVAVADGPLEGVGERLTRFVFGVWENPTTRTPLLAIVRSAVNNDTAAAVFRRLIAAQLLRRIAAQVDLPDPELRAELAAAQLVGTAMMRYVIKLEPLASADLEQIIARVAPVVQHHLTDR
- a CDS encoding sugar phosphate isomerase/epimerase family protein; this encodes MTDVAEARDADVRIALSTASVYPESTATAFEVAARLGYDGVEVMVWTDPVSQDIEALRRLSDYHGIPVLAVHAPCLLITQRVWSTDPWVKLQRARAAAEKLGASTVVVHPPFRWQRQYARDFVDGIWRMADETDVRFAVENMYPWRYRDREMLAYAPDWDVTQHDYRHFTIDLSHTATARADALDMIDRMGDRLGHVHLADGRGSAKDEHLVPGRGTQPCAELLEHLTLSGFDGHVVIEVNTRRAMSAAEREADLAEALAFTRKHLASAVRVPRP
- a CDS encoding Ppx/GppA phosphatase family protein — encoded protein: MRLGVLDVGSNTVHLLVVDAHPGARPLPAHSHKADLRLAQLLDGGGAIGDDGVEKLVGVVRDALQAAEDKGVEDLLPFATSAVREATNADDVLARVADETGVRLQVLTGAEEARLTFLAVRRWFGWSAGKLLVLDIGGGSLEIAYGIDEEPDAAVSLPLGAGRLTAGWLPGDPPAPDAVRTLRRHVRTEIARTVGEFSRLGIPDHVVATSKTFKQLARIAGAARSADGLYVQRELKRESLEAWVPRLAGMTADQRAELPGVSEGRSGQLLAGALVAEGAMDLFGVENLEICPWALREGVILRRLDHMGSD